The sequence TGCTCTCGACGGCGTCGAAGAAGTCGCAGTTCGATCTCGTGTTCACGAAGGTGGATCTCGGTGGTGGGAGGAGTAAGAAGAAAGGGACGAGCGAGAGGATGAGTACGTTTTGGACGGCGTGTCCTTACTGTTACGCGCTTCACGAGTATCCTAGGGTTTATCAGGAGTATTGCATCAGATGCCAAAACTGCCAGCGTGCGTTTCACGCGGCGAGTGTTCCTCAGTTGCCTCCCTTGGTGCCTGGGAAGGACGAGTATTACTGCTGTTGGGGGTTTTTTCCCATGGGGTTCGTCGGAGGTaaaggaggagaagaagctgCGGGGGATACAACGAAGTTTCCGAACTGGATGCCTCCTGTGTTCGGACAGAATGGTGGTGTTGTTACTCCGACAGAGCCTGGTCCTAATGTTAACGGGGCGGGTTCGTCTCGCGGTGTTCCGATTAGCTTTGATGGATGGTCAAGTGGTTCGGGGAAAAGAGATGCGGAGGCGGTGAGGAATGATAATGGTGGAGTTAACTCAGATGGGATGCCGAAGAAGAGAGGTAGAGGGAGGCCTAAGAAGAATGTGTGAGGGTGAagtttggagaagatgaagattaGGAGGAGGATCATCAGTGTTTGTagcttaatctttttttttcatgtaacttgttaatttaagttgttataACTTTATGCATTTTGTTCTTCTATGGCAATTTTTCTCTGTAACTTGTTGGCATCAAGCTacctatgttttattttcatttgccTATCTTAATCGGCATCTTCTTGTATCATAATCTGCTTTGAAGATGGTATGTTCTGATTGCATCATTTAAACACATACTACTTTTAcattagtttttgttttcatgaaACTCTTTTACATACTCCAAGTGTAGATCAAAAGTATATATTGGCGTTTGGTTTTAAGAACATAAGTAATCCAACTTAGCACTAGTGTCTTTATTACTTGTTTTAAGAGAGTgacaatgtgtttttttttttttgttgaaatgcCACAGACGTTTGGTACCGGTTAATTATCTCGGTGATTTTGCGTGCTGGATTACACGATTGATAAAGGATTGTCTCTGACACAGCGTACATTTTACTCTTAATAATCATCTGGCAAAAAATATGTACGAGCACACTGTTTAACCTGTTTAACGgacagtgacaaaaaaaaaaagaaaaaacctgTTTAGCTGGATTTATATGCAGTGTCCACGTCCAACACAGACAATAAgaaaatagctttttttttgtaactattttaccCTTATGAAGCATGAGGTTATCCCCGACAATGAAGATCCACTACTTTGTTCTTTATCAAGACCAAGCATTTTAGCTCTCATTAGCAGTTGAATGTCCTTGATTAACTCTCAACAAATATCCTATCTCCAAAAGGTCTTTAGGACAAAGAGCGTCAAAGATACAGCTACGAAAGTCAGCAACtacataattatttgtttttaaccaaaaaagtATTATAAACGGTCTACATCTTTTAGGAGTCTATAAATGAACTTCTCTTTGAGATTTTCTATTTCTTGACGATATTGAGATCGATGTGTACATACGCAAGAGAAGCCACAAAGACGAAGAAGAAAGCCGATACAAGCATGAACGGTTCCGCAAGCATGTATATTGGTTTGAACGTATAATACACCTGCCAAAGCCATCACATTAACATTAATCAGTTGGTTTGTTCATCATCATTGATGTAATCTAGGCTAGTACAGAAGCTAAGGTTAAAGGTAAACTTTACCTGGAAGGGTACGTTGTGAGTGGGAACTACATTATCCTTTTGCAACACAACCACGGTTCTTCCCACGATATCAAGGTATGAGTATTTGACCTGACACACAGAACCATATTAGATACATGTTTATAGTTTGCAAATGCAGTTCATGTATCTGTGCGGCTGACCTGTAAGTCTTGATTGACTGTGAAGGGCAAAACAGTAGAAGGGTCCTTTGATCCTTCAGGAAGCACGACCTGAGACAGAATCTTCCTGTGTTAGCGAGTGATTGCTAACAACAGAGCTTGGATAAATGATAAATATTGGTAGAAACCCACTTTGATAGTCAACTTGTTAACTATAGTTTCAACGAGCGGGCAGCCAAAGGTAAAGTTCAAGTAACGTCTGCCATCTGGTGCTTCAAAGAGATAGTCTTCCAATGGAACTCGATAGCCAATGATAAATGTTGCTCTCCACCCTCCAAATAACGGGTATCGCGGTTCAAATTCAAGTTCTGACTGCAAAGACCAACATTTAGGTAGAAAGTGTGAGGTATACGCTGCTAACCACCATTTTGAATTTGATGTAACACACATGGTTGGATCAAGAGAAGAAGAtaaccaatgtttttaaaaccaCATGGTTGGACCATGAACCAGTCACGTAACCTGGTTGGGTCTAATAACCATGAATGTAGCGGGATTATATCTCAAAACAGATAAAGGGTTTTCTCTCAATGTTTGCAATTTAACCCACAAGCTAATCCATAAAATAAACCATCTGTGTATTGATGACGTAATAACCATTTACTTtttaacataaatcaaaactataTCGTTTTGATACTAagcattaaattaaaaaattgaatcCTAGGGATCTGAACCACGAAACAAGCTACCTAACCATTATGCCAATCAGACATAAACGAAAATATCTATACTCTGCTTTCCATTAAAACATcacttttttttcaatttaatgTCATTTTCAACCAAAAACTTTGCTAAACAGCCCATCATAGACATAAACTTTGCTAGAAACCGAGTTCTCATACGTTAACCCTCTAATCACTCAATCCCATACTCCTCTCCATAGCAAGATTTCCACCTTTCAGCATCTGATGCTTGTCTTTCCCACGatgtcatatataaataatcacatctCCTCAAACCCACACTAGTAGCAATGGACTACGACTCTCATGACAAAATCATTCCCAACTTGTGGATGTACATGCAAACCTATAATGCACAACTCaatcatgtaaaaaaaaatatctccaACTTGCACACCAGGAATCGAACACACGATGCGTTTGCCGTGATTCAGCAACAAGGAACAATCATTCGTCATCGACCCAGGTTTACTAATATCCAGCTTTTCTCTTGTATTCTCAATATCAAGAAGATCCTAAGAGAATCGTAGATCATCTTTGTCTTCCTCACAACTTCTCGGAATTGTCTTCCTCCAAGGCTAAGATTAATGATCACAAGCTCCGAAGAGCGCTTAACAAAGGACAGTGAAGGGTCGTGGAGAGAGTAACAGTCTTCAATTCTCGAACCAGCACGATCGTACTAGTTTTGGAGGAAGGAGAGCCGATTCCAGTTAGTTACTCTCTCGACGACCCTTCAACGTCCCTCATTAAGCGAAAGCGGATGCTTGAATGCTCTTCGGAGCTTGTGAGGATCACTGATCTTAGTCCTGAAGGAGAGAGACAGTTCTGAGAAGTTGTGAGGAAGACAAGGATGATCTACGATTCTC is a genomic window of Brassica napus cultivar Da-Ae chromosome A2, Da-Ae, whole genome shotgun sequence containing:
- the LOC106416913 gene encoding uncharacterized protein LOC106416913, with translation MGENTNRSEAERLLGISEKLLESRDLNGSKEFAILAQETEPLLEGTDQILAVVDVLLASAADNRINNQPNWYKILQIEDPDQSSADADLIKKQYRRLALLLHPDKNRLPYADQAFRFVVDAWEVLSTASKKSQFDLVFTKVDLGGGRSKKKGTSERMSTFWTACPYCYALHEYPRVYQEYCIRCQNCQRAFHAASVPQLPPLVPGKDEYYCCWGFFPMGFVGGKGGEEAAGDTTKFPNWMPPVFGQNGGVVTPTEPGPNVNGAGSSRGVPISFDGWSSGSGKRDAEAVRNDNGGVNSDGMPKKRGRGRPKKNV